A single region of the Mycobacterium lentiflavum genome encodes:
- a CDS encoding M20 family metallopeptidase, which translates to MPTQTALDSVEDAVRRRGVDLVELSHAIHAEPELAFAEHRSCAKTQALVAERGFEVTGGPGGLDTAFRADFGSGPLVIGVCAEYDALPEIGHACGHNIIAASAVGTALALAEVADELGLTVALVGTPAEEAGGGKALLLEAGTFDDVAAAVMLHPGPTDIAAARSLALSEVTVDYRGKESHAAVAPHLGVNAADAVTVAQVAIGVLRQQLAPGQLVHGIVTIGGQAVNVIPGHAALQYAMRAVELDSLTELEGRMFACFAAGALATGCEYEINTPSPAYAELKPDRWLAEICREEMRRLGREPVSPEFEMALPMGSTDMGNVTQVLPGIHPVIGVDAGGATVHQRAFAAAAAGPSADRAVVDGAVMLARTVVHLAQDSAERDRVLAGVQRRAAT; encoded by the coding sequence ATGCCCACACAGACCGCATTGGACAGCGTCGAGGACGCGGTGCGGCGTCGTGGCGTCGATCTTGTCGAGCTATCGCATGCAATCCACGCCGAGCCCGAGCTGGCCTTCGCCGAGCACCGTAGCTGCGCCAAAACGCAGGCACTGGTCGCCGAGCGTGGCTTCGAGGTCACCGGAGGCCCCGGCGGTTTGGACACTGCCTTTCGCGCCGACTTCGGCAGCGGACCGCTGGTTATCGGGGTCTGCGCCGAGTACGACGCCCTGCCCGAGATCGGACATGCCTGCGGCCACAACATCATCGCGGCCTCGGCGGTCGGCACCGCGCTGGCGTTGGCCGAGGTGGCCGACGAGCTCGGTCTGACCGTAGCCCTGGTCGGCACTCCCGCCGAGGAGGCCGGCGGCGGCAAGGCGCTGCTGCTGGAGGCCGGCACCTTCGACGACGTCGCGGCGGCCGTGATGCTGCACCCCGGGCCGACCGACATCGCCGCCGCCCGTTCGCTGGCCTTGTCCGAAGTGACCGTCGACTACCGTGGCAAGGAATCGCACGCCGCGGTGGCCCCACATCTGGGCGTCAACGCCGCCGACGCCGTCACCGTCGCGCAGGTCGCGATCGGCGTGCTGCGCCAGCAGCTGGCGCCGGGGCAGCTGGTGCACGGGATCGTCACCATCGGTGGGCAGGCGGTCAACGTCATCCCCGGCCACGCGGCATTGCAGTACGCGATGCGGGCGGTCGAGCTGGACTCGCTGACCGAGCTGGAGGGCAGGATGTTCGCGTGCTTTGCCGCAGGCGCCTTGGCCACCGGCTGCGAATACGAAATCAACACGCCGTCACCGGCCTACGCCGAGCTCAAGCCCGACCGATGGCTGGCCGAGATTTGCCGGGAAGAGATGCGCCGACTCGGACGGGAGCCGGTGTCGCCCGAATTCGAGATGGCGCTGCCGATGGGCAGCACCGACATGGGCAACGTCACACAGGTGTTGCCGGGCATCCACCCGGTGATCGGTGTCGACGCCGGTGGCGCGACGGTGCATCAGCGCGCATTCGCCGCGGCCGCCGCCGGGCCGAGCGCCGACCGCGCGGTGGTCGACGGCGCGGTAATGCTGGCGCGCACGGTGGTCCACCTCGCCCAGGACAGCGCCGAGCGTGACCGGGTGCTGGCCGGGGTCCAGCGTCGGGCGGCCACATGA
- a CDS encoding TetR/AcrR family transcriptional regulator, producing the protein MTTPSASPAGEVPTGRDEVVAAILESAADLFAERGPAAASIRDIAARARVNHGLVFRHFGNKEQLVGAVLNHEAAALSKLIDAGAELPEIATAGTRQLRILSQALLDGYPVAQLQTSFPAADRLLDEVRPLHDSDDAARLATAHAVALLLGWQLFESFIRSAFGLRDLSADALRDSIFVEMGRLTVPH; encoded by the coding sequence GTGACTACACCGAGTGCAAGCCCAGCAGGTGAGGTGCCGACGGGACGTGACGAGGTCGTCGCCGCGATCCTCGAAAGCGCCGCGGACCTGTTCGCCGAACGTGGCCCGGCGGCCGCATCCATCCGCGATATCGCGGCCCGGGCGCGGGTCAACCACGGCCTCGTCTTCCGCCACTTCGGCAATAAAGAACAGCTGGTGGGTGCGGTGCTCAACCACGAGGCCGCAGCGCTGAGCAAGCTGATCGATGCCGGCGCGGAGTTGCCCGAAATCGCCACCGCCGGCACCCGCCAGCTGCGCATCCTCAGCCAGGCGCTACTCGACGGCTATCCGGTGGCTCAGCTGCAGACGAGCTTTCCGGCCGCCGATCGCCTGCTCGACGAGGTGCGGCCCCTACACGACAGCGACGACGCGGCCCGACTGGCCACCGCGCACGCCGTCGCCTTGCTGCTGGGCTGGCAGCTGTTCGAATCCTTCATCCGCTCGGCGTTCGGCCTGCGGGATTTATCCGCGGACGCATTGCGCGACTCGATCTTCGTCGAGATGGGACGGCTGACCGTCCCCCATTAA
- the satS gene encoding protein export chaperone SatS: MAADLVPIRLSLSDGDRYTVWAPRWRDAGDEWEAFLGNEDDLYVFETVADLVAFVRSGAENDLTDHPAWKDLTTAHAHDFEPAEARQFDLIAVEELVAEKPTEQSVTALAGALAIVSSIGSVCELPAVSKFFNGNPSLGTVSGGIEHFTGKAGAKRWNSIAEVIARSWDDVLSAIEEIISTPEVDEAAVAKAAEELDEEREDESEEESEDEVEETAESDGEDSESDEEVADEDDSEDDEEDDDEEDSEEDDEEDRAPGDTVVLGGDEDFWLQVGIDPVRIMTSSGTFYTLRCYLDDRPIFLGRNGRISVFTSERSLARYLADEHDHDLSDLSTYDDIRTAATDGSLAVEVTDENIYVLSGLADDFADGPDAVDREQLDLAVELLRDIGDYSEESTVDKALETGNPLGKLVAYVLEPGSVSKPAPPYSAAVREWEELEKFVDSRLRRE, encoded by the coding sequence ATGGCTGCTGACCTCGTACCCATCCGTCTGAGCCTGTCCGACGGTGACCGCTACACCGTCTGGGCACCGCGCTGGCGCGACGCAGGCGACGAGTGGGAGGCGTTCCTGGGCAACGAAGACGACCTGTACGTCTTCGAGACCGTTGCCGATCTCGTCGCATTCGTGCGTTCCGGCGCCGAGAACGACCTCACCGACCACCCGGCGTGGAAAGACCTGACCACCGCCCACGCGCACGATTTCGAGCCCGCCGAGGCCAGACAGTTCGACCTGATCGCGGTCGAGGAGCTGGTGGCCGAGAAGCCGACCGAGCAATCGGTGACCGCGCTGGCCGGCGCACTGGCGATCGTGTCGTCGATCGGGTCGGTGTGCGAGCTGCCTGCGGTGTCGAAGTTCTTCAACGGCAACCCCAGCCTGGGCACGGTGTCCGGCGGCATCGAACACTTCACCGGCAAGGCGGGCGCCAAGCGCTGGAATTCGATAGCCGAGGTCATCGCACGCAGCTGGGACGACGTGCTCAGCGCGATCGAGGAGATCATCAGCACTCCCGAGGTTGACGAGGCGGCGGTAGCGAAGGCCGCCGAAGAGTTAGACGAAGAGCGCGAAGACGAGTCCGAAGAGGAATCCGAGGACGAAGTCGAGGAGACCGCCGAATCCGACGGAGAGGACTCCGAGTCCGACGAGGAAGTGGCCGACGAAGACGACTCCGAGGACGACGAAGAAGACGACGACGAAGAGGACTCCGAGGAGGACGACGAGGAGGACCGCGCGCCCGGTGACACCGTCGTCCTCGGCGGTGACGAGGACTTCTGGCTGCAGGTCGGCATCGACCCGGTCCGCATCATGACGAGTTCGGGCACGTTCTACACGCTGCGCTGCTACCTCGACGACCGCCCGATCTTCCTGGGCCGCAACGGACGCATCAGCGTGTTCACCTCCGAGCGCAGCCTGGCCCGCTACCTCGCCGACGAGCACGACCACGACCTGTCCGATCTGAGCACCTACGACGACATCCGGACCGCCGCGACGGACGGATCGCTGGCCGTGGAGGTCACCGACGAGAACATCTACGTGCTCAGCGGGCTGGCCGACGATTTCGCCGACGGTCCCGACGCCGTCGATCGTGAGCAACTCGACCTGGCGGTCGAACTGCTCCGCGATATCGGCGACTACTCCGAGGAGAGCACCGTCGACAAGGCACTGGAAACCGGCAACCCGCTGGGCAAGCTGGTGGCCTACGTGCTCGAGCCCGGCTCGGTGAGCAAGCCCGCACCGCCGTACTCGGCGGCCGTGCGCGAATGGGAAGAATTGGAGAAGTTCGTCGATTCCCGGCTCAGACGTGAATAG
- a CDS encoding cutinase family protein — protein MSFGRWPVVGALVAVAVSVAALVSGPAPKARADCPDVQLIFARGTNEPPGLGAVGDALFAALQPQLGGRSFDNYAVNYPASYNFLQTGDGANDARDHIAAMVDQCPRTHLILGGFSQGAAAVSMLAGVPPLGNTIGEFGSAPALDPGLASKIRAVAVFGNPGNRFNTPLSTAGQFAGRAIDECSPGDPVCVVGGRDRDAHHDYSIPPYPDQAAGFIAGRV, from the coding sequence ATGAGTTTTGGTAGGTGGCCGGTTGTCGGCGCGCTTGTTGCTGTCGCGGTCTCGGTGGCCGCGCTGGTCAGTGGTCCGGCACCGAAGGCGAGGGCGGACTGCCCGGATGTCCAGCTGATCTTCGCCCGGGGTACCAACGAGCCGCCCGGGCTGGGTGCCGTCGGCGACGCGCTCTTCGCCGCATTGCAGCCCCAACTCGGCGGGCGCAGCTTCGACAACTACGCGGTGAACTATCCGGCCAGCTACAACTTCCTGCAGACCGGTGACGGCGCCAACGACGCCCGCGACCACATCGCGGCGATGGTCGACCAATGCCCGCGCACCCACCTGATCCTGGGCGGCTTCTCGCAGGGCGCGGCCGCGGTCTCGATGCTGGCGGGAGTGCCGCCGCTGGGCAACACCATCGGGGAGTTCGGCTCGGCTCCGGCGCTGGACCCCGGCCTGGCCAGCAAGATCAGGGCGGTCGCCGTGTTCGGCAATCCCGGCAACCGCTTCAACACCCCGCTGTCGACGGCCGGGCAGTTCGCCGGGCGCGCAATCGACGAGTGCAGCCCCGGCGATCCGGTCTGCGTAGTCGGCGGTCGCGACCGTGATGCGCACCACGACTATTCGATACCGCCCTACCCGGACCAGGCGGCGGGCTTCATCGCCGGACGGGTGTAG
- the upp gene encoding uracil phosphoribosyltransferase: MEVRVIDHPLAATRLTVLRDERTDAAGFRAALRELTLMLVYEATRDAATAPIRIRTPLAETFGKRLAKPPLLVPVLRAGLGMVSEAHALIPDAQVGFVGVARDEETHLPFPYMESLPEKLKHRPVIVLDPMLATGGSMTYAIELLQRRGATAISVLCVVAAPEGLAAVEEIAPDARVFTAAVDKGLNKAAYIVPGLGDAGDRQFGPRIFTSVPPKQPTQRAARRRKSEKKLIGRKRRSQSPSST, encoded by the coding sequence ATGGAAGTGCGCGTGATCGACCACCCGTTGGCCGCCACGCGGCTGACGGTGCTACGCGACGAACGCACCGACGCCGCCGGGTTTCGGGCCGCGCTGCGTGAGCTGACGCTGATGCTGGTCTACGAGGCCACCCGGGACGCGGCGACCGCGCCGATCAGGATCCGCACGCCCCTGGCCGAGACCTTCGGAAAGCGGTTGGCCAAGCCGCCGTTGCTGGTGCCGGTGTTGCGGGCCGGACTCGGTATGGTCAGCGAGGCGCACGCCCTGATCCCGGACGCTCAGGTCGGCTTCGTCGGGGTGGCCCGCGACGAGGAAACCCATCTGCCCTTCCCGTACATGGAGTCGCTGCCCGAAAAGCTCAAACACCGGCCCGTCATCGTGCTTGACCCGATGCTGGCCACCGGCGGGTCGATGACGTATGCCATCGAACTGCTGCAGCGCCGAGGTGCCACGGCTATCAGCGTGCTGTGTGTGGTGGCCGCGCCGGAAGGCCTTGCGGCGGTTGAGGAAATCGCGCCGGACGCGCGCGTGTTCACCGCCGCGGTCGACAAGGGACTGAACAAGGCGGCGTACATCGTGCCCGGGCTCGGCGATGCCGGCGACCGTCAGTTCGGGCCGCGCATCTTCACCAGTGTTCCACCGAAGCAACCAACTCAGCGCGCAGCGCGGCGGCGTAAGTCCGAGAAGAAGTTAATTGGTCGGAAGCGGCGCAGCCAATCTCCAAGTAGCACTTGA
- a CDS encoding alkaline phosphatase family protein: MGLTLLAATPLAPRVTAAAALPRPAHVVIVVEENRSEGHIIGSPQNPFINALASHGANMIQSFAETHPSEPNYLAMFAGNTFGLTKDSCPINAGNAPNLGSELFGAGYTFVGYSEDLPAVGSPVCSAGKYARKHVPWANFTNVPPTSSVPFSAFPQGNYASLPTVSFVIPNNDDNMHDGSIAQGDAWLNRQMSGYANWAVANNSLLIVTWDEDDGSGSPSGHNQIPTIIYGAHVQPGSYTEQMSHYNLLSTIEQMYGLPKTGNAANAPAIASIWAG; this comes from the coding sequence GTGGGGCTGACTTTGTTGGCAGCCACCCCGTTGGCTCCCCGCGTGACCGCCGCGGCGGCGCTTCCCCGGCCCGCGCACGTCGTAATTGTGGTGGAAGAGAACCGTTCCGAAGGCCATATCATCGGCAGCCCGCAGAACCCGTTCATCAACGCGCTAGCCTCCCACGGCGCCAACATGATCCAGTCGTTCGCCGAAACCCACCCCAGCGAACCGAACTATCTGGCGATGTTCGCCGGCAATACCTTCGGTCTGACCAAGGACTCGTGCCCGATCAACGCCGGCAACGCCCCCAACCTCGGTTCCGAATTGTTCGGTGCCGGTTACACATTCGTCGGCTATTCGGAGGACCTGCCCGCGGTCGGCTCGCCCGTGTGCAGCGCGGGCAAATACGCGCGCAAGCACGTGCCGTGGGCCAATTTCACCAACGTACCGCCGACGAGTTCCGTGCCGTTCTCCGCTTTTCCGCAGGGGAACTACGCGAGCCTGCCGACGGTGTCGTTCGTCATTCCCAACAACGACGACAACATGCACGACGGCTCGATCGCCCAGGGCGACGCGTGGCTGAATCGACAGATGTCCGGATATGCCAACTGGGCGGTCGCCAACAACAGCCTGCTGATCGTGACCTGGGACGAAGACGACGGATCCGGTTCGCCAAGTGGTCACAACCAGATCCCGACCATCATCTACGGCGCCCACGTCCAGCCGGGCAGCTACACCGAGCAGATGAGCCACTACAACCTGCTGTCCACCATCGAGCAGATGTACGGGTTGCCCAAGACGGGCAACGCGGCCAACGCTCCGGCGATCGCCAGCATCTGGGCGGGATAG
- a CDS encoding amidohydrolase, with amino-acid sequence MSLVDNAESWLAAHYDDLVEWRRHLHRYPELGRQEYATTQFVAERLADAGLNPKVLPGGTGLTCDFGPEHEPRIALRADMDALPMAERTGAPYASTMPNVAHACGHDAHTAILLGTAQVLASVPELPVGVRLIFQAAEELMPGGAIDAIAAGALTGVSRIFALHCDPRLEVGKVAVRQGPITSAADHIHISLYSPGGHTSRPHLTADLVYGLGTLITGVPGVLSRRLDPRNGTVLVWGAVNAGVAANAIPQSGQLSGTVRTASRHTWLELEEIIRQAVDSLLAPLDIEHTMQYRRGVPPVVNEEVSTRILTHAIEGVGPDALADTRQSGGGEDFSWYLEEIPGAMARLGVWPGEGPQLDLHQPNFDLDERALGVGLRVMVNIIEQSALFPEG; translated from the coding sequence ATGAGCCTGGTCGACAACGCCGAATCCTGGCTGGCCGCGCACTACGACGACCTGGTCGAGTGGCGCCGGCACCTGCACCGCTATCCGGAGCTGGGCCGCCAGGAGTACGCCACCACGCAGTTCGTCGCCGAGCGGTTGGCCGACGCGGGTCTGAACCCGAAGGTGCTGCCCGGCGGTACCGGGCTGACGTGTGATTTCGGGCCCGAACACGAGCCCCGGATCGCGCTGCGGGCCGACATGGACGCACTGCCGATGGCCGAGCGGACCGGGGCGCCGTACGCGTCGACGATGCCGAACGTCGCGCACGCCTGCGGGCACGACGCGCACACCGCGATCCTGCTGGGCACCGCACAGGTGCTGGCGTCGGTGCCCGAACTGCCGGTCGGGGTGCGGTTGATCTTTCAGGCCGCCGAGGAACTGATGCCCGGCGGCGCCATCGACGCGATCGCTGCCGGAGCGCTGACCGGGGTGTCGCGGATATTTGCGTTGCATTGCGATCCCCGCCTCGAAGTCGGCAAGGTCGCGGTCCGGCAGGGCCCGATCACCTCGGCCGCCGACCACATCCACATCTCGCTGTATTCGCCGGGCGGGCACACCTCACGGCCACACCTGACCGCCGACCTGGTTTACGGGCTTGGCACGCTGATCACCGGGGTACCCGGCGTTCTGTCGCGGCGCCTCGACCCCCGCAACGGCACCGTCCTGGTTTGGGGCGCGGTCAACGCCGGGGTCGCCGCCAACGCCATTCCGCAGAGCGGCCAGCTGTCCGGCACCGTGCGCACCGCCAGCCGGCACACCTGGCTCGAGCTCGAGGAGATCATCCGTCAGGCCGTGGATTCGCTGCTGGCACCGCTGGACATCGAACACACGATGCAATACCGGCGCGGCGTGCCCCCCGTGGTCAACGAGGAGGTCTCGACGCGCATCCTCACCCACGCGATCGAGGGTGTGGGCCCCGATGCGCTGGCCGACACCCGCCAGTCCGGCGGCGGCGAGGATTTCTCCTGGTATCTGGAGGAGATTCCCGGTGCGATGGCGCGGCTGGGGGTGTGGCCGGGCGAGGGCCCGCAGTTGGACCTGCACCAGCCGAATTTCGATCTCGACGAGCGCGCGCTGGGGGTAGGACTGCGAGTGATGGTCAACATCATCGAGCAGTCGGCACTTTTCCCCGAGGGTTAA
- a CDS encoding phospho-sugar mutase has product MTPQEWIAHDPDPTTAAELAACSPEELRARFARPLTFGTAGLRGPVRGGPDAMNVAVVSRATWAVAQVLTDRGLAGSQVIVGRDARHGSAIFATVTAEVLAAEGFSVLLLPGAVPTPVVAYAVRHTGAAAGIQITASHNPPADNGYKVYFDGGIQIISPTDTEIETAMATAPPADQIARMPVAPAGTDLVAHYIERAAGVRRASGSVRVALTPLHGVGGAVAVETLHRAGFGQVHTVGAQYAPDPDFPTVAFPNPEEPGAADALLTLAAEIDADVAIALDPDADRCAVGIPTATGWRMLSGDETGWLLGDYILSHDRSDNAVVASTIVSSRMLAEIAGHYGATHVETLTGFKWLARADATVPGGSLVYAYEEAIGHCVDPAAVRDKDGISAAVLVCDMVASAKQQGRSVSDALDDLARVYGVHEVAAVSRRVDDSTVAAAVMARLRAAPPKQLAGFAATLTDITDALIFTAGDGDTSIRVVVRPSGTEPKLKCYLEIGCAASDQLTSSRTYAAALRAELVASVEHW; this is encoded by the coding sequence GTGACGCCGCAGGAGTGGATCGCACACGACCCGGACCCGACGACTGCGGCCGAGCTCGCGGCGTGCTCGCCCGAGGAACTTCGCGCACGATTCGCCCGCCCCCTGACGTTCGGCACCGCGGGACTGCGGGGCCCGGTACGCGGCGGGCCGGATGCCATGAACGTCGCGGTCGTCTCGCGCGCGACTTGGGCAGTGGCGCAGGTGCTTACGGATCGCGGCCTGGCCGGATCGCAAGTGATCGTCGGGCGTGACGCCCGGCACGGTTCGGCGATCTTCGCCACGGTGACTGCGGAAGTGCTTGCTGCCGAGGGATTTTCGGTGTTACTACTACCGGGCGCGGTGCCCACGCCGGTGGTCGCCTACGCGGTACGCCACACTGGCGCCGCCGCCGGGATCCAGATCACGGCCTCACACAACCCGCCGGCCGACAATGGCTACAAGGTGTACTTCGACGGCGGCATCCAGATCATCTCCCCCACCGACACCGAGATCGAAACCGCAATGGCCACAGCGCCTCCCGCGGATCAGATCGCCCGCATGCCGGTGGCGCCCGCGGGCACCGACCTGGTTGCGCACTACATCGAACGCGCGGCCGGGGTGCGACGCGCTAGCGGCTCGGTGCGGGTGGCCCTGACCCCGCTGCACGGGGTCGGCGGCGCGGTGGCCGTCGAGACGCTGCACCGCGCCGGCTTCGGGCAGGTGCACACCGTCGGCGCCCAGTACGCGCCGGACCCCGACTTCCCCACCGTCGCGTTCCCGAACCCTGAGGAGCCCGGTGCCGCCGACGCGCTGCTCACCCTGGCCGCCGAGATCGACGCCGACGTCGCGATCGCACTGGACCCCGACGCCGACCGTTGCGCGGTGGGCATCCCCACCGCGACGGGATGGCGGATGCTCTCCGGCGACGAAACCGGTTGGCTACTCGGCGATTACATCCTCTCCCACGATCGATCGGACAACGCGGTCGTTGCCAGCACCATCGTGTCCTCCCGGATGCTCGCGGAGATCGCCGGCCACTACGGCGCGACCCACGTCGAAACCCTCACCGGCTTCAAATGGCTGGCGCGCGCCGATGCGACGGTGCCCGGCGGCAGCCTGGTCTACGCCTACGAAGAAGCGATCGGCCACTGCGTCGACCCGGCCGCGGTGCGCGACAAGGACGGCATCAGCGCCGCGGTGCTGGTGTGCGACATGGTGGCTTCGGCGAAACAGCAGGGCCGTTCGGTCTCCGACGCACTCGACGATCTCGCCCGGGTATACGGCGTGCACGAAGTCGCGGCGGTCTCGCGCCGGGTTGACGACAGCACCGTGGCCGCCGCAGTCATGGCCCGGCTGCGCGCCGCCCCGCCCAAGCAACTGGCCGGGTTCGCGGCTACCCTCACCGACATCACCGACGCGCTGATCTTCACCGCCGGCGACGGGGACACTTCGATCCGAGTGGTGGTGCGGCCTTCCGGGACCGAGCCGAAGCTCAAGTGCTACTTGGAGATTGGCTGCGCCGCTTCCGACCAATTAACTTCTTCTCGGACTTACGCCGCCGCGCTGCGCGCTGAGTTGGTTGCTTCGGTGGAACACTGGTGA
- a CDS encoding purine-nucleoside phosphorylase: MTDVASESAQLARRAANSIREQTGFDEHDVAIVLGSGWSPAIAKLGSPDVVLPQAEIPGFAPPRAAGHPGELLSMCIGAHRVLVLAGRVHAYEGHDLSHVVHPVRAACAAGAGIVVLTNAAGGVRTDLRVGQPVLISDHLNLTARSPLVGAEFVDLTDAYAPRLRDLARDADPELTEGVYAGLPGPHYETPAEIRMLRTLGADLVGMSTVHETIAARAAGAEVLGISLVTNLAAGITGAALSHADVMAAGAASAARIGALLALIIQRIARI, encoded by the coding sequence GTGACCGACGTTGCATCCGAGAGTGCACAACTCGCGCGGCGCGCGGCAAATTCCATCCGCGAGCAAACCGGGTTTGACGAGCACGATGTCGCGATCGTTCTCGGTTCGGGGTGGTCGCCGGCGATCGCGAAGCTGGGCTCCCCCGACGTCGTGCTGCCCCAGGCCGAGATTCCCGGCTTCGCGCCCCCGCGCGCGGCCGGCCATCCCGGCGAGCTGTTGTCGATGTGCATCGGCGCGCACCGGGTTCTGGTGCTGGCCGGGCGCGTGCACGCCTACGAGGGCCATGACCTGAGCCACGTCGTGCACCCCGTGCGGGCGGCCTGTGCGGCCGGGGCCGGCATCGTGGTGCTGACCAATGCGGCCGGCGGCGTGCGCACCGACCTGCGGGTCGGCCAGCCGGTGTTGATCAGCGATCACCTGAATCTGACCGCGCGTTCGCCCTTGGTCGGCGCCGAGTTCGTGGATCTCACCGATGCCTACGCGCCGCGGCTGCGCGACCTCGCCCGCGACGCCGACCCCGAGCTGACCGAAGGCGTGTACGCCGGCCTGCCCGGGCCGCACTACGAGACGCCGGCCGAGATCCGGATGCTGCGGACCCTGGGCGCCGACCTGGTCGGCATGTCGACGGTGCACGAAACGATCGCGGCCCGTGCGGCCGGTGCCGAGGTGCTGGGCATCTCGCTGGTAACAAACCTGGCGGCCGGGATCACCGGCGCTGCGCTGAGCCATGCCGACGTGATGGCGGCCGGGGCCGCGTCGGCGGCCCGGATCGGCGCGCTGCTGGCCCTGATCATCCAGCGGATCGCCCGGATTTAG
- a CDS encoding VWA domain-containing protein produces the protein MSLPVIGPLPLYGFQRPVLLLFGLIPLVLLAVYVVVAARRRNRLRRYTEAQVPQSPWRHLPIAVSLLSLALLTIALGTPTHDMKIPRNRAVVMLVIDMSQSMRATDVEPSRLKAAEEAAAKFAAALTPGINLGLVGFAGTPYLLVPPTPQHQATIDALSKLQFGDGTATGEAIYTALHAIEATNTTGGDTPPPARIVLLSDGGENRPTDPSDPHDGVYTASRLAKDQGVPISTISFGTKSGSISLDGVQVNVPVSTDQMKKVAQLAGGQAYTAANLDELTKDYEAIQQEIGYRIVPGPGGSGWLRLGVLTALVATVLALLINRRLPT, from the coding sequence GTGTCGCTTCCCGTGATCGGACCGCTGCCGCTGTACGGATTTCAGCGTCCGGTCCTGCTGCTGTTCGGGCTGATCCCGCTGGTCTTGCTGGCCGTGTACGTCGTGGTTGCGGCCCGGCGCCGGAACCGCCTGCGCCGCTACACCGAGGCGCAGGTGCCACAGTCGCCGTGGCGGCACCTGCCGATAGCCGTATCGCTGCTGAGCCTGGCGCTGTTGACCATCGCGCTGGGTACCCCGACCCACGACATGAAGATCCCGCGCAACCGCGCCGTGGTGATGCTCGTGATCGACATGTCGCAGTCCATGCGGGCGACCGACGTCGAACCCAGTCGGCTCAAGGCCGCCGAAGAAGCCGCCGCCAAGTTCGCCGCCGCGCTGACGCCGGGCATCAACCTCGGACTCGTCGGCTTCGCGGGAACGCCGTATCTTCTGGTGCCGCCGACCCCGCAGCACCAGGCGACCATCGATGCCCTGTCGAAGCTGCAGTTCGGCGACGGCACGGCGACCGGTGAAGCGATCTACACCGCCCTGCACGCGATCGAGGCGACCAACACGACCGGCGGGGACACTCCGCCGCCGGCCCGGATCGTGCTGCTGTCCGACGGCGGGGAGAACAGGCCGACCGATCCCAGTGATCCGCACGACGGTGTCTACACGGCGTCGCGTCTGGCCAAGGATCAGGGCGTGCCCATCTCGACGATCTCGTTCGGCACCAAGAGCGGCAGCATCAGCCTGGACGGGGTGCAGGTGAACGTCCCGGTCTCGACCGACCAGATGAAAAAGGTCGCACAGCTGGCCGGCGGACAGGCCTATACCGCGGCCAACCTCGACGAGCTCACCAAGGACTACGAAGCCATCCAGCAGGAGATCGGGTATCGCATCGTGCCCGGCCCCGGGGGATCCGGGTGGTTGCGCCTCGGGGTGCTCACCGCGCTGGTCGCCACGGTGTTGGCACTCCTGATCAACCGCAGGCTGCCTACTTAG